GAAGACCTGGCGCAGGAGCTGATCACGCTGGTGATCGACGGCGAGAAGTTCGTGATTTACGACATCGGCATGCGGATGCTCGAACCCCGCGAGCTGTACCGCTGCCAAGGCTTCCCCGACAGTTATCTGATCGACTTCAGCGTGAAGGGCAAGCCGCTGCCGAAGAACGCCCAGGTTCGGATGTGTGGGAACAGCGTGCCGCCCGGTCTGGTGTCGGCCATCGTGGGAGCGCAGTTCGCCCAGCCGATGCGCGAGGCCGCAGACTGATGGGCGCTTCTCAGCTTTCTCTGTGGCAGACCGAACGCCAGGGCCTGCTCGACGCGCTGGAACTGACCGCGATGAGCTTGCGCGAGTACGGCGAGCGGCACCGTCACTGGGTCGTGGCCTACTCCGGCGGTAAGGATTCGACCGCCACCGTGACGGCGCTCGACTGGCTGATTGCCCAGGGCCGCGTGCCCGCGCCGGAGAGCCTGACGATTCTGTACGCCGACACCCGCATGGAACTGCCGCCGCTTCAGGCCAGCGCCATGCAGGTCTTGGCACGCCTGGAAGCACGGGGTGCGACGGTCAAGACCGTGTTGCCCCCGCTGGACAAGCGGATGCTGGTCTACATCCTGGGCCGAGGTGTGCCGCCACCGAAGAATCGCTTTCGCTGGTGCACACGCCAACTGAAGATCGACCCGATGGTCGAGACACAGCAGGCCCTGATCCAGCAGCACGGCGAGATCCTGCTGCTAACCGGCGTGCGGGTAGGCGAGAGTGCCGCCCGTGACCAGCGAATTGCCCTCAGCTGCGGTAAAGACGGTGCGGAGTGCGGGCAGGGCTGGTATCAGGCCCAGGAATTTCCCGGCCTGAACAAGCTGGCTCCGCTGCTGCACTGGCGGGTGTGCAACGTCTGGGACTGGCTGACCGGCCAGGAACACGGGCTAGCTCACGGCTACCCGACCTCGATGCTGGCGGAAGCCTACGGCGGTGACGAGGCGGCAGAGATCAACGCCCGCACCGGCTGCATGGCCTGTCCGCTGGCAAGCCGTGACGTGGCGCTTGAAGCCATCGTGGAGCTTCCGCAGTGGGCGCACTTCAAGGCCGTGTTGCGCTTGCGGGCGCTGTGGGAGGAACTTCGTGCGCCGCACTTTCGCCTGCGGAAACCGGACGGGCGCATGGGGCCGCTGACCTTCGAGGCTCGGATGTACGGCCTGCGTTACGTGCTGGCGATCCAGGACGAAGTGAACGCGCTGGCCGCCGCGCTCGGCCTGCCAGGTCTGGACATCCTGAATATCGAAGAGCATGCCCGGATTCTGGAACTGATTGACGCCCAGCAGTGGCCTAACGGCTGGGACGGTACCGAGCGGCGTAGTGATGACCAGTATTTCCGCGACGCCAACGCAGGCAGCGACTGGATGTACGCCGACGTGGAGTTGCATGACGGGCTGGGAGGACTGGCGTGAGCGGCCACATCATCCCGCTTCCATTCGGTCTGGCAGCAGCGTTCAATCAGGACCATCACCGGCACGCACCGAAGGCCCCAAACGCCCGCAGTCATAAGTTTTCGTTGGGCCTGCTCGACGGCTGGCGCGTCTGCGCGGTGGTCATGGTGCACCGTCCTGTGGCCCGCCACCTGGACGACGGCACTCGCTGGGAAGTGGCCCGGCTGTGCAGCGATGGCACGCGCCGGAACGCCTGCAGCCAGCTCTACGCCGCTGCCTGGCGCGAAACCCAGCGTCAGGGTATCCACCACCTCGGCACCTACACCCTCGATACCGAGAGTGGGGCCAGCCTGCGCGGGGCTGGCTGGCGACCCGTCCGGCGACTGCGCGTGCGGCACTGGGATACCCCGACGCGGAGGCGGGCGCAGCAGCCGCTGCCGTGCGAGTACCGCTGGTATTGGGAGGCCGTGTGAGCGGGAAGGCTCGCAAAAGTAAGGGTGGCTGTCGGCATCCGCCAGAGCGTCTGTATTCAGGCTGCTGCTATGACCCCGGCACGAACAAGAACGAGATCTGGCTGGCCTGCTGCGAATGCGGCGAAGTGCTGAAAGAAGCCTACTCAAAGGCCACCTACGACGCATACGCACGAAGCGCAGCGGAGCCCGTGCAAGAAGCCCAACCATCCCTGTTTACGGAGGCCTTGAGATGAGCCAATTCACCGCCGATACCTTCGAGGTCTGTGTGTTCGACGCGGCCACCGGCAGCTTCTCCGAGCCTGAGCGCTGGATCATGAACCGGGCATACCCCTGGAATGCGACCGGGAGCAACGAGCAGGTCGCGCAGCGCATCGCCTCCGACTTTGCCGGAGAGAAGGTCCTGCTGACGGACTTCCATAACGAGCACAGCACCGTGACCTACAAACTCCGGATCCAGCCGTGGGGCCAGAACCAGCCGGAACGTGCTGAACGGGTGATCATCGACGTCCGGCTGAACTTCATCGCAGACCCGCGCCCGTTCGTCGAGGCCGACTGGAGCAAGCGATGACGCTGGAGCAGGTGCGGGCGCTGCTCGCCGCAGCGACGCCAGGGCCGTGGGCATGGCGTGGGGAAGGTAAAGCGTCTGAGATGCCAAAGCACCCATATCTACGAAGCGAGGTCGCCCCGCGTTACATCGTGATGGACTTCGTGCGGCAGGGCATGCAGGGTGCTCAGGTGCGCTTCAGAACGAAGCCAAGTGCTCATAGCATCCTGCAGCCCGTGAGCGAAATTGGGCATACGTGGCGTGAACATCCGGATGCCCAACTCATCGCCGCTGCCCCAGAAGCGCTTCAGCTCCTGCTCGACGCACTGGAAGCTGCCGAGCAGCGGGAAACGGCACTGACCGAGGCCCTGGAACAGGCGAAGTGGGAAAGCCAGCATCACCTGCAATTGAGCAAGGATCATGAAAAGGCAGCAGCGACGTACTACGCCGACTGGGAAGGGATGTGTACAGAGCGCAACTATGCCCGCCAGGATCAGGCAGCGGCAGAGGCGCTGGTGGAGACGCTAACGCAGGCGCTGGAACGGGCAAAGGCGGCATTCTTCGGCATCTCGCAGAGCGAAGATTTGGACTTTATTCACGGACATGTGGAACATCACTTGGCGACCACGTTCTCCCGCGCTGCGCTGGCCTCGGTCCAGGAGCAGGTGTGAGCCGCCCACGTACACTCGCCAGCCTGCCACTGCCTGAGGTGTTGTGGCGTCTCGCGTCACACGTGCCGGGGATTCTCCACATGACCACGCGGGGAATTCAGCGCGTGCACGCCTTAGGCATTGGCGTTGATGCCTGGCCGGATCAGCGGCACCACCCAGCGTTAGTCTCTGGCTCCTCGGCACAGTTCGACGCGCTCGCCATGTCCCTTCTGTCCCACACGGCGCAGAAGGGTCTGACCCCAAAGTTGGAGTTCTGGGATAACTGGCGCTGTGAACTGTTCCTCCATACGCACGGCTGGCTGCGTGGAACGGGCATCGACGAGTCGGCTCCTCTGTTGCACGCCGTCGCTGGAGCGTGCTTGCTGGCCTTCGAGATCCAGGCAGGCCGCACCGGGTGGCTGGAATGAACCGTCTACCAGACATTGAGAAGTACGTCTACGATCACGATCTAAACGCCGTGGTCCGGGACCATATTGACGCCTCAGAGGCTGTGAAGGTGCTCGGCGAGCCCCAGGCGTGGACGCTGGCTGAGAGTGGGTCTGCTCGGGAATTTCGGTGTGCCATGTTGAAGTGGGTGACGCCGGAGGGTTGGGAAGTCGGCGCGAATATGTCGTTCAACTGGCACGGCGTCGGTCGCCAACGTGGGTATTGGGAAGGCCCATGGGCCAGTGGCGTGGTCTTTCGTCAGGACGGCTTCGAACTGGCCAATGAGCTAACTGATGCTCTCGCGCTGGTGCTGGAGAACATGTCCTACACCGTCGAGAATATGCGCCTCAAGAAGGCAGAGTGGAACTGGAAACCCTGGTACGGCGAGGCGGACGACGAATGAGCATCGATGCCGAACGCCTGCCCTGGGTGAAGCTGTTGAAGAAGGTCGCGCCGCAGAACCGTGACCTGATGCAGACCTTCCGGACGTTCGTCGGCGCGGCGGCCTGCGCGGTCGCCGCCGGTCAGCGCGAAGACGAATACCTGGACATCATCAAAGGCTGGTCGAGGGAAGACCTGACCCCGTTCGGTCACGTGCTCGGCCAGCTGGTGCTCGACATGGAAAAGTATGAATACACCGACATCCTCGGCCCGGCCTACGAAGCCTTCGAGAGTCAGTCCGCTCGCCAGCGCACCGGCAGTTTCTACACCCCTGACAGCGTGGCTTATCTGGTGGCCCGGCTGGCCACCCAGGGCATGCAGTGGCCCGAACGTGGGCCGCTGGGCATCCACGAACCCGCAGGCGGCAGCGGCGCCATGCTGCTGGCCGCCGTGCGCGAATTCCGCCAGCAGGGCGCACCCCCGCAAAGCATCCGCATCCAGACCTGGGACATCAACAAACTCGCCTGCGACATGGTGTTCCTCAATCTGACCCTGCACGGCGTCCCTGCTGAGGTCGTCCACGGCGACACGCTCCGGTACGAGAAATGGAGCGTGTGGCGCAACGTCTGGTACTACGCCGCGCACGGCTGGCAGAGGGAAGCGGCATGAACGAACAGGAGAACCGCGAACAGGGGCTACGCGAGCAAATCCGGCGGCTGGAAGCTGCCAAGGCCCATCTGGAAGCACGCGTGCGGCAGCTGGAGCAGAAATTGCGGATGGCCACGCCCGCACCCGTCAAACCGAAGAAGCCCGCGTGGGACCACCCGGTCGTCGTCCGGCCTCCACAGCAAAACGTGGTGGTGACTGACGTGCCCGCTGACGTGGCCCGCGTTGCCCGCTGCATCGAAGAGTTCGTTGCGAAGTTTCCGAAGGGCCGCTGCAACAGGGGCGATGTCAGCGCGGCGTTCCCATCTGACCGCGCCCACCTGACCGCCGCCTACCGTCACTTGCACGCCTGCAAACGCGTGCGCGTGAACGGCTATTCCCTCGAATTGATGCCCGCCAAAGGAGCGAAATGACCCAGTTCACCGTCCAGCCCACCGCCGATCTGAGCCGCTTTCTGACCCCTGAAGCCCTGGCCGAGGTCCGCAAGCGCCAGGCCCAACGCGAGATCGTCCCAGCTCCCCTCCCCACCGCGCCCGAGGGCTGTCTGCTGCCGCCCGCCCGCGCCGCCAAGCTGACCGACAGCCAGTGGCGCAAGGCCTTTGCCCAGACCAGCACGGTCATGGCTGAGATGCTCGACGTCCATCTGAAGGCAGACGACGGCACCGAGATCTCGGCGCAGCTGCTCGACCGCTACTTCGACCTGTTCTGTTTCGGCATGACGGTGTTCCCCAGTGCGTCGCCCGATCCGCGTGGGGTGTTCCGGGCCAAGATCCGTGAGACCCTGACTGAACTCTGGGACAGCATGCGGGGCACTATCCGCACAGGTCTGGAAGAGGCCGAGCCGCTGCTGCGGGCGGAATACCAGGCGCAGATCGATCCGCTGCTGAGCATGGTGGACGCTGCCAACACCGAGACCACCACCGAGCGCCGCCGCGCCGATGCCGCCGAGCGAGCGCTGGCGACCGTTGAGGGCCGATTGCGGCAGGAGCAGGACACGGCGGTCTGGCGGGCCGAGCAGGCGCTGAAGGGCGAGGTCAAGGCCGCTGAAGCGAGAACGGCATCCATTCAGTGCCAGTTGGACGCCAGGGAGCACGAGCTGTCGCTCATGCGTCAGGAAGTTGTTCGGCTGAATGCCCAGGTGCAGGAACAGACCGGGCAGATGGCCGTGCTCGAAACGCAGCTCAGCGAGTCCAGAAGCAGCTTTTTGAATCTGTCTTTCCGAAAAGACAAGGAGCCGAGTATGCCGAAATCCACCGAGCCAGTGCCGACGTTCCCGCCCCTGGAGGGCATCACCCTTGCCGTCCATTTGAAGAAGGCGGGGTACGACGCCTTCTACCACTCTGACACCCGCACTGTGAGCTGCCGGGACCTGTCCGCCGCCGCCATCCGTGCCGCTGCCCGCGCCTGCGCCAGCATCGAAAACCCTATGGCCTATGTGCGTGGCTGGCTGAAAGAAAACGGATTGGTGCAAGGCACTTACTTTCATGCGGGGACTCAGGGATGAGCCAGCCTGATTTGAAAGAGGTTGCTTGGATATCAGCGCGTAGGAAAGGAAGCAGTCAAGAGATTGTGCAAGTGTTGATCAATGCTGAAGACTACGAGAAATTGTCACGCTGGACGTGGCGCGTAGGCTACGACAATTATGTATTTCGCACTTCTCACGGTATTCACACTTTCATACATCGAGCGATTCTGGTGCCCCCATCTGATATGCAGGTGGACCACATCAATGGAGACAGACTCGATAATAGGCGAGAAAATCTGCGCGCAGCCACGGTGAAAGAAAACGCGATGAATAGAAGAAAGCATTCTGGTAGCAGCCTCTACAAAGGTGTGACTCTTCATAAATCCACTAATAAATGGCAAGCATCCATTAAAGTAGACGACAAGTATCATTACTTGGGACTTTTCGCCGACGAAATTGAGGCTGCTAAAGCGTACGACGAAGCAGCACGAGCAGTCACGCATTTCGCTGTCCTAAATTTCCCCAACCCTGAAGTTGCAGGTAATCCATGAGCCGCATGAGCGAGCGTCAGCGTGTCCCTGTCGAAGTGTGGCGGGCAGAAGGGGAGCGGCTCTTCGGGCCGAGGGCACGCGACTGGGCGTTCCGTTGCCCCTCCTGCGGCAGCATCCAGACGCCTGCCGAGTTCGTCGAGCTGGGCTGCACGCCTGAAGAAGCGGTCTCCAGAGCCACCTTCTCCTGCATCGGGCGCTGGCACCCAACACGGGGCTGTGACTGGACGCTGGGCGGGCTGTTGCAGATCCACAAACTGGAAGTGGAGGCCGAGGGGCAGACACTGCGGGTTTTTGAGTTCGCCACGCTCGACAATGCCCCTGCGCCAGGCTTTCGCCCATTGGGTAAGGTGCGATCATGACAGCGACCTATCACACCCGTGTCTGCTTGGGCGATACCTTGAAGCGGTTAGGTATTACCGTCTATCAGCTCCAAAAAGAGGGAAGGGGGATCGTTGCACGGGGCACCTGCTACGCCATGGCACGCGGCGACTGCGACCGCATCGACCTGAGCAGCGTCGAGAAGATCGCCACCCTGCTGGAACAGATGAGCGGCCAGCCCATTACGCTGTCCGACATTCTTGCCATTGAGCGGAGGGAAGCATGAAGATGCTCTCGGTGATTTCTCCGATGGACCTGGCGCTCGTCGATCCGCGCATTGGGAAAGACGTGGAGAACCGGGCCTGGAAGAACGCCTCCGGCCTCCAGGGACAGGCCCGCCGCCTGATCGGGCAGCGCCTCGCCATTCACGCCAGCAAGAAGTACGACGGGCGGTATGCCGGGATGATCCGCCGTCTGACCGGCATCGATCTGCCCAAGGATCACACCTCGCCCGGCTGCATCGTCGGCGTGGTGACCGTCGCGGATTTCACGGACTGGAGTTCCAGCCGCTGGTTTGTGGACGACGGCGAACAGTTGGCGCTGAGCGTGCGAGACCCGATTCGCTTACCAGAGCCCATCGCCTGTGTCGGAGGCCTGGGCTTTCGCGAGGTACCAACCGCCGAATTTAACTGGCTGAAAGACCAGCTGCTCTTTCAAGGGGTGATGTTGTGAACACCATTACCGATCAGACCCAAGCCCTACTTCACTCTTCTCTGCCCCACGAGCTCATAGACATCGCACCCTGCTTCAGTGAGGAGACGAGAGTCACCAACTGTAGATAGGCTGCCAAATCCCTACGGCTACACCGCCTCTTTACTCTAGAGGATGACAATAGACCAGATGAAGATTTTTGCCCTGTCATTTGCGCTCATCGTCTTTTTTACAGGCTGCGCTGTCTACACAACAGGTTTTTCTAGCAAAAAAACATCGCATCAGCCACTTGCTATCCAATTTATTATTCCGAGCGAGCATTCTGTTTTGAAAAATGCCTATGTTTTTGGTAGCGACCCTAGAACAAAATTAGTATACGGAATTCATAATTCTTTCTTCAGCTCGACAGACGATGGAGGCGACCACTGGACCGACCTCGCACCGTGGCCATACATTGCTCTTGAAGCCAAAGGTGGCGTTGTTGATCTGATCGTGGCGGAAGGGCATATTTTTCTGCTTACCACAAAGGGGAATCTGCTGGAATCCGATACCCTCGCACCAGGGCTCAAGTTTCAGGACGTCAGCGCTCCCACGACCGCTCAAGGTGGTCCCCGTCACCTCGCCGCCAATGGTCGGCCTTACGGACTTGCAGCGATGGCAGGTTGGGTTTTTCAGGGAGAGTATACAAATGCACCGAATGAAATCTACCCAGACGCGCCCAGAGTGCTGCGATACGACATCGCTCGACACCGTTGGCACATTTCGTTCGCCACACCTCACGCTCGGCATATCCACTCCCTCTTGGTTGACGACCAGGCGAAAACACTTTTCGTCAGCGTTGGAGACGAAGGCTACGGAGACGGCATCGGGGTTTGGCGCTTGGACGCCACACAAATAGGGAAGGGTCAAGGACAAGGGGAAGACCAAGCGGTGAAATGGAGTGATCAGCGACCTCAACAACAAGATAGAGAGAATTATCCAGTGGATATGATCATTGGCGGGCCGCATTCAGGTTTTCCAGGCGATCTGCTCGCTGCGAGTGATCTTCCTGGCACGCATGTAATGCATGTGAGAACGACGCAAGCCCCTGGAACTGCCCCGATAGAGGCGCTCATCATTCCACCCTCTGGTGAGCCGAGAGAAACCGTTCGAGACGTGACGGAAGACCGATCAACAGGCGTCTTGTATTTCTGGACGACAGAGTCTTCCACACCTGGCCTGTATGTTTCGGCCCCTCCGTATACCACAGAAGAAAAAGTTTGGTCCTACAACGCCAATGTCACGCTCACCAGAACGGCTCTCTCCGGTGGGTTTCTGATGCTGGGCAGTGAACGATTTAGAATTTCAGCGCCTGACGCTCAACACTGACACCCTTTGGGAGAGATCTCAACAGCAGAATGAAGACTCCAGGCATGTGGATATGGCATTGGAGCACGCGATCTGAGAGTCACAGGTGGCTTGTCCACATCAGCGGAGAACAGCACGCCCTTATCACCGAAGCCGACGCCTGGGCCGAGAGCGTGCTGCCCATCTCGAACAGCACCACGAGCACGAAGGATGCGATCTGTACCGGGCACTCAGGGAGCGCATTCACGGACCGGGCAGCTGGGATTCGGAACTGTGGGTATGGCGGATTGCCTTCCAAGTCGAATCTGTGGTGGTTGCTCAATAGGGCGGCGTGAACCGGACCGGGGGACTGTGCAACTCTGTTCCAACTGCGGTCACTGCCGCCACCAACGGTGCGGGTTCTCCTACTTGTGCCAGCGGAAGCGCATGCTTCATAGCAAGATCGCGGAGTATTTTCAGAGCTTCGGCAGCAGGTGCGGTCACCCCTCTGTCCTCGATCGCCTCGCGGGAAATGGTGACGGCTGCTTTGCCCTCCATCCCGGCTCTCAGCATCGGTTGAGTGGCGTACAAGATCACCAGGTCAGGCTGACGCGTCTCATAGCCGCGCAGTTCCGTTCCAACGGGTAAGCCGTTGGCTTGTGCGTTGAGCAGGGCATTGAGTTGGGGTCGGAGCGGGAATTGAGTCTCCATTTCGGGAGGCTATCGTTCAACGGTATAGATTCACACGTACCCTATGAAGGTGCAACTATGACGCAGACGAGGATTTTATGAGTGGCACCCTACCCCACTACCGCCACTGGTCAGAAGTACCGGACAACCTGCTGACCGAGACGGCACTCAAGAAACTGGGCCTGCTGGCGGGTGGGCTGGCAGTCTCGACGGTCACGTATAACCGGGGGCGCGACAC
This sequence is a window from Deinococcus sp. KNUC1210. Protein-coding genes within it:
- a CDS encoding phosphoadenosine phosphosulfate reductase family protein, yielding MGASQLSLWQTERQGLLDALELTAMSLREYGERHRHWVVAYSGGKDSTATVTALDWLIAQGRVPAPESLTILYADTRMELPPLQASAMQVLARLEARGATVKTVLPPLDKRMLVYILGRGVPPPKNRFRWCTRQLKIDPMVETQQALIQQHGEILLLTGVRVGESAARDQRIALSCGKDGAECGQGWYQAQEFPGLNKLAPLLHWRVCNVWDWLTGQEHGLAHGYPTSMLAEAYGGDEAAEINARTGCMACPLASRDVALEAIVELPQWAHFKAVLRLRALWEELRAPHFRLRKPDGRMGPLTFEARMYGLRYVLAIQDEVNALAAALGLPGLDILNIEEHARILELIDAQQWPNGWDGTERRSDDQYFRDANAGSDWMYADVELHDGLGGLA
- a CDS encoding XF1762 family protein; this translates as MSGHIIPLPFGLAAAFNQDHHRHAPKAPNARSHKFSLGLLDGWRVCAVVMVHRPVARHLDDGTRWEVARLCSDGTRRNACSQLYAAAWRETQRQGIHHLGTYTLDTESGASLRGAGWRPVRRLRVRHWDTPTRRRAQQPLPCEYRWYWEAV
- a CDS encoding VVA0879 family protein, with amino-acid sequence MSRMSERQRVPVEVWRAEGERLFGPRARDWAFRCPSCGSIQTPAEFVELGCTPEEAVSRATFSCIGRWHPTRGCDWTLGGLLQIHKLEVEAEGQTLRVFEFATLDNAPAPGFRPLGKVRS
- a CDS encoding N-6 DNA methylase gives rise to the protein MSIDAERLPWVKLLKKVAPQNRDLMQTFRTFVGAAACAVAAGQREDEYLDIIKGWSREDLTPFGHVLGQLVLDMEKYEYTDILGPAYEAFESQSARQRTGSFYTPDSVAYLVARLATQGMQWPERGPLGIHEPAGGSGAMLLAAVREFRQQGAPPQSIRIQTWDINKLACDMVFLNLTLHGVPAEVVHGDTLRYEKWSVWRNVWYYAAHGWQREAA
- a CDS encoding HNH endonuclease, which produces MSQPDLKEVAWISARRKGSSQEIVQVLINAEDYEKLSRWTWRVGYDNYVFRTSHGIHTFIHRAILVPPSDMQVDHINGDRLDNRRENLRAATVKENAMNRRKHSGSSLYKGVTLHKSTNKWQASIKVDDKYHYLGLFADEIEAAKAYDEAARAVTHFAVLNFPNPEVAGNP